One genomic region from Metallosphaera tengchongensis encodes:
- the csaX gene encoding type I-A CRISPR-associated protein CsaX, with amino-acid sequence MTVPLYDIFGDNFVITLASLTSNARRTLDSVEFDERELRDALLTASEVAKAREGAGKFDFPRSGNDKRSFSASLKCFNIPEGTPVSTALEKVANSLSPQPSCEEVSSLSMLKPEFYEYARTPGFYGGRKTGIEVSPTYVMLSVAGWVLSRLGRAPVANREYVGVYAFPIDIDRKFSTIPSLLKSLGNGMIPGTEPATALSIWLASKMLESKAIVDQVMLYFMSEPGGQSPARVTSGQIVSVERLVKHKKFSDVHKTAEIIARRALSPDPWECDKGGFSVRFSNLLFEVLTGSRREVELTYFANREYMSWRNSDDDKKKECLDYYKSASSIANKVAEV; translated from the coding sequence GTGACAGTACCTCTCTACGACATATTTGGGGACAATTTCGTGATCACCCTTGCCTCCCTCACGAGTAACGCTAGGAGGACCCTGGACTCAGTCGAGTTCGACGAGAGGGAGCTCAGGGACGCCCTCCTTACCGCCTCTGAAGTTGCTAAGGCCAGGGAAGGGGCAGGCAAGTTCGACTTCCCCAGGAGCGGAAACGACAAGAGGTCCTTTTCAGCGTCCCTCAAGTGCTTCAATATACCCGAAGGTACTCCAGTCTCCACGGCCCTAGAGAAGGTAGCGAACTCCCTCTCCCCCCAGCCCAGCTGTGAGGAGGTGAGCTCTCTCTCCATGCTTAAACCCGAGTTCTACGAGTACGCAAGGACCCCTGGGTTCTACGGAGGGAGGAAGACTGGTATCGAGGTGTCCCCCACCTACGTCATGCTGAGCGTAGCCGGTTGGGTCCTGAGCCGACTGGGGAGGGCCCCCGTCGCAAATAGGGAGTACGTGGGGGTCTACGCGTTCCCCATCGACATAGACAGGAAGTTCAGCACCATCCCCTCATTGTTGAAGAGCCTGGGCAACGGGATGATACCGGGTACCGAACCTGCGACTGCCCTCTCCATATGGTTGGCCTCGAAGATGCTGGAGTCAAAGGCAATAGTTGACCAGGTCATGCTCTACTTCATGTCTGAGCCAGGGGGGCAGAGCCCTGCCAGAGTGACCAGCGGGCAGATAGTGAGCGTGGAGAGGTTAGTCAAACACAAGAAGTTCAGTGATGTCCACAAGACCGCTGAGATAATCGCCCGTAGAGCGTTAAGCCCAGACCCATGGGAGTGCGATAAGGGAGGCTTCAGCGTAAGGTTCTCCAACCTCCTGTTCGAAGTATTGACTGGCAGTAGGAGGGAGGTCGAACTGACCTACTTCGCCAACAGGGAGTACATGAGCTGGAGAAATAGTGACGATGATAAAAAGAAGGAGTGCTTAGACTATTACAAGTCAGCTTCATCCATAGCAAACAAGGTAGCAGAAGTCTGA
- a CDS encoding CRISPR-associated endonuclease Cas3'' produces MKPCAFHEQELTSHAKGSVDQMLTFFDDHYFTVLHRKLNHYLRKLGSNLDLDPQQVKELVKFLTAFHDIGKAAEEYQVQFDDACRAKGEKTSFVYHEVGGALFLWYNRWEDEFLKVMSVMSVLNHLNAIRGLHNLNESKVKPGHLKLGRYGSAFLSQVIDQTKVRNPFMTTYEVRDYEKYEVQDMVSQLSSFASSKLELKYYVLLLTPIIVGDNLDSSSQRKKDQSYKSKSRFITAIETEVKSS; encoded by the coding sequence ATGAAGCCGTGCGCTTTCCACGAACAGGAGTTGACCTCCCACGCGAAGGGGAGCGTGGACCAAATGCTCACGTTCTTTGACGACCATTACTTCACGGTCCTGCACAGGAAACTGAACCATTACCTCAGGAAGCTAGGCAGCAACCTGGACTTGGATCCTCAGCAGGTAAAGGAACTGGTCAAGTTCCTGACAGCCTTCCACGACATCGGTAAAGCAGCCGAGGAGTACCAAGTACAGTTTGACGACGCCTGCAGGGCCAAGGGAGAAAAGACCTCCTTCGTGTACCACGAGGTAGGGGGTGCGCTCTTCCTCTGGTACAACCGATGGGAGGATGAGTTCCTCAAGGTGATGTCCGTCATGTCCGTTCTAAACCACCTAAACGCCATAAGGGGACTACACAACTTGAACGAAAGCAAGGTTAAACCTGGACACCTGAAGCTGGGGAGGTACGGCTCGGCCTTCCTGTCCCAGGTTATCGACCAGACCAAAGTGAGGAACCCGTTCATGACCACCTACGAGGTGAGGGACTACGAAAAGTATGAGGTCCAGGACATGGTGAGCCAGCTCAGCAGTTTCGCCAGTTCAAAGTTGGAGTTAAAGTACTACGTGCTCCTGCTGACCCCTATCATTGTAGGGGACAACCTGGACAGCTCCTCCCAAAGGAAAAAGGACCAGTCCTACAAGTCCAAGAGCAGGTTCATCACTGCCATTGAAACGGAGGTGAAGTCGAGTTGA
- a CDS encoding PIN domain-containing protein codes for MKLAVLGSDKLVTTTNALLSEVFTGTIPSEVVVLSESQGTKDLTKLGDILSLFSDVEIPVRQEVIGEGVEKWRQKVSTLDVDVADVTPGRKYMAVSVYAYSRANEVRYVYLKNEGQGYRVFGYVPFNEIKVVDVRGGKEIPFSPPKVNKGGRTSFTLSQDGLRALLNVYSLLGEVKVSIGGDELSLQELPEYAMETDDVKTCAIRSGLLIFKEEAEVRRKVDQNTFFIADTNAYVNLGRRLGEITWSREFGRRLLPSRSVYNEIESHTNTTQKNDPSLKLFQLASYSFLSLHAPPYTSQSKGSGDIPLLNEVTSLKGTLPHVVLITGDAGVTRSAQAKGIDVVFLNKVVRGSPEGVGEFLQCLSLFGKDVEVLVEDRTVARLKKQVRAGDEVEVYDQLRYAWAIEMAEKFIRE; via the coding sequence ATGAAGTTAGCCGTACTCGGGTCGGACAAGCTCGTGACCACAACAAACGCGTTGCTCTCCGAGGTCTTCACAGGGACCATCCCTAGTGAAGTCGTAGTGCTCTCCGAATCGCAGGGCACTAAAGACCTGACCAAGCTCGGGGACATCCTCAGCCTGTTCTCAGACGTGGAAATCCCTGTAAGGCAGGAAGTTATCGGGGAGGGCGTAGAGAAGTGGAGGCAGAAGGTCTCCACGCTGGACGTGGACGTGGCTGATGTCACCCCAGGTAGGAAGTACATGGCCGTCTCGGTCTACGCCTACTCCAGGGCGAACGAGGTCAGGTACGTCTACCTTAAGAACGAGGGACAGGGGTACAGGGTATTCGGTTACGTCCCCTTTAACGAGATCAAGGTCGTTGACGTCAGGGGAGGGAAGGAGATCCCCTTCTCCCCGCCTAAGGTAAACAAGGGGGGCAGGACCTCCTTCACCCTGTCCCAAGACGGGCTCAGGGCCCTCCTCAACGTATACTCCCTACTGGGGGAGGTGAAGGTCAGTATCGGAGGGGACGAACTCTCCCTGCAGGAACTGCCCGAATACGCAATGGAGACGGACGACGTGAAGACCTGCGCTATCAGGTCCGGTCTGCTCATCTTCAAGGAGGAGGCTGAGGTGAGGAGGAAGGTGGACCAGAACACCTTCTTTATCGCAGACACCAACGCCTACGTGAACCTGGGGAGGAGGTTAGGGGAGATCACTTGGAGCAGGGAGTTCGGAAGGAGGCTCCTGCCCAGTAGGTCGGTGTACAACGAGATAGAGAGCCACACCAACACGACGCAGAAGAACGATCCGTCCCTCAAGCTATTCCAGTTGGCCTCTTACTCCTTCCTATCTCTCCACGCGCCCCCTTACACTTCACAGTCTAAGGGTAGCGGTGATATCCCGCTCCTCAACGAGGTCACGTCCCTCAAGGGTACCCTACCCCACGTGGTCCTAATCACCGGTGACGCGGGGGTGACCAGGTCAGCCCAGGCCAAGGGGATCGACGTCGTGTTCTTGAACAAGGTCGTTAGGGGGAGCCCAGAAGGTGTGGGGGAGTTCCTCCAGTGTCTGTCCCTCTTTGGCAAGGACGTGGAAGTCCTGGTCGAGGACAGAACCGTTGCCAGGTTGAAGAAGCAGGTGAGGGCAGGGGACGAAGTCGAGGTCTACGACCAACTCAGGTATGCATGGGCCATAGAGATGGCCGAGAAGTTCATACGGGAGTAG